The Micromonospora krabiensis genome window below encodes:
- a CDS encoding GNAT family N-acetyltransferase — translation MTITIAPFDAADPAAVDEAYRIGVAAHDADVPDFPPFCRQRLDGMLRHPMPGTVTLWALAWLDGVPAGLLALDLPQLDNTENATVELIVHPDHRRRGVGRALHEHCVRLLREQGRKRVVGMAVSALPGGPPRPTAGAAFAAATGAQPALAEVRRRLDPTTVDQTALDELLAGARARAVGYRTVRWRGRIPEEYVADIAYLDGRLSTDAPMGDLTWEAEKVDAERIRGTERALAARGRRQYHVAARHEASGRLVAWTLLDVGPSADWHAFQQITIVDPDHRGHRLGLLTKIENLRHLLAQEPAVRAIDTFNAASNAHMITINEQLGFRPVDGWTDWQFTL, via the coding sequence ATGACCATCACGATCGCGCCGTTCGACGCCGCCGATCCGGCCGCGGTCGACGAGGCGTACCGGATCGGGGTCGCGGCCCACGACGCCGACGTGCCCGACTTCCCGCCCTTCTGCCGCCAGCGCCTCGACGGGATGCTGCGTCACCCGATGCCCGGCACCGTCACGCTGTGGGCGTTGGCCTGGCTCGACGGTGTGCCCGCCGGCCTCCTCGCGTTGGACCTGCCCCAGCTCGACAACACCGAGAACGCGACGGTGGAGCTGATCGTCCACCCCGACCACCGGCGGCGCGGGGTGGGCCGCGCGCTGCACGAGCACTGCGTCCGGCTGCTGCGGGAGCAGGGTCGCAAGCGGGTGGTGGGCATGGCGGTCTCGGCGCTTCCCGGCGGCCCGCCGCGCCCGACGGCGGGTGCGGCGTTCGCCGCCGCGACGGGAGCCCAGCCCGCGCTCGCCGAGGTGCGCCGCCGGCTCGATCCGACGACGGTCGACCAGACCGCGCTGGACGAGTTGCTGGCCGGGGCCCGGGCGCGGGCCGTGGGCTACCGCACGGTCCGTTGGCGCGGCCGCATCCCCGAGGAGTACGTGGCCGACATCGCCTACCTCGACGGGCGGCTGTCGACCGACGCGCCGATGGGCGACCTGACGTGGGAGGCCGAGAAGGTCGACGCCGAGCGGATCCGGGGCACCGAGCGGGCGTTGGCCGCGCGGGGGCGCCGCCAGTACCACGTCGCGGCCCGGCACGAGGCGTCCGGCCGGCTCGTCGCGTGGACGCTGCTCGACGTGGGTCCCTCCGCCGACTGGCACGCGTTCCAGCAGATCACCATCGTCGACCCGGACCACCGGGGGCACCGCCTCGGCCTGCTTACCAAGATCGAGAATCTGCGGCACCTGCTCGCCCAGGAGCCGGCGGTACGCGCGATCGACACCTTCAACGCGGCGTCGAACGCGCACATGATCACGATCAACGAGCAGCTCGGCTTTCGCCCGGTGGACGGCTGGACCGACTGGCAGTTCACGCTCTGA